From SAR202 cluster bacterium, one genomic window encodes:
- a CDS encoding Gfo/Idh/MocA family oxidoreductase → MAYRVGIVGGTWIAASAPKAPPPYPLKNQIIVSHASCLALNPRAEVAALCDLKPELLEDFKKTWGAKWPKANVYTSYKEMLAKEKLDALTVVTPDNLHANITVDAANAGVRAIFCEKPIATSLEDADRMIDACLKNGTLLVVGHTRRWAPLYHKVRDTIRAGSIGQLSSIVATLGGPRAMLFRNGTHMLDAVSFFADSEPVQVFARLEDGFDHWDRYKGDGGREPANDPGVSGFIIFKNGVRTHYAGMKNTLATYTVQLSGPNGQINFGLEDRTAELQTAGPGPGDLLRLTLRPDFFQVHGLVAAYEEMFDILEKGGQSISSATEGRKVLQIMLGFLKSHQEGGRLVTVPN, encoded by the coding sequence ATGGCATATCGAGTCGGAATCGTCGGCGGAACATGGATTGCGGCGAGCGCTCCCAAAGCGCCGCCCCCCTACCCTCTCAAGAACCAGATAATAGTCTCTCACGCTTCCTGCCTTGCCCTGAATCCACGGGCGGAAGTTGCGGCCCTGTGTGACCTCAAGCCGGAGCTACTGGAAGATTTCAAAAAGACGTGGGGCGCCAAGTGGCCGAAAGCGAATGTGTACACCTCGTACAAAGAGATGCTCGCGAAGGAGAAGCTGGACGCCCTCACGGTAGTAACCCCGGACAACCTCCACGCCAACATAACGGTAGACGCCGCCAATGCAGGTGTCAGGGCGATCTTTTGCGAGAAGCCAATAGCAACCAGCCTGGAAGACGCGGACCGGATGATCGATGCGTGCCTCAAGAACGGGACACTGCTGGTAGTAGGCCACACACGGCGATGGGCGCCCCTTTACCACAAGGTGCGCGACACTATTCGCGCTGGCAGCATAGGCCAGCTCAGCAGCATCGTCGCGACGCTTGGCGGCCCGAGGGCGATGCTCTTCCGCAACGGTACGCACATGCTCGACGCGGTGAGCTTTTTTGCGGACTCCGAACCGGTGCAGGTCTTTGCCAGGCTGGAGGACGGCTTCGACCATTGGGACAGGTACAAGGGGGACGGTGGGCGGGAGCCGGCGAACGACCCGGGCGTGAGCGGCTTCATTATTTTCAAGAACGGTGTCCGGACCCACTACGCCGGAATGAAAAACACTCTGGCGACGTACACGGTACAGCTAAGCGGCCCAAACGGGCAGATCAATTTTGGACTGGAGGACCGAACGGCGGAGCTTCAGACTGCGGGGCCGGGTCCCGGCGACCTGCTCAGGCTCACACTCAGACCTGACTTCTTCCAGGTCCACGGCCTCGTTGCGGCCTACGAGGAGATGTTCGACATCCTTGAGAAGGGCGGGCAGAGCATCTCCTCCGCCACGGAAGGCAGGAAGGTGCTACAGATCATGCTCGGCTTCCTGAAGTCCCACCAGGAGGGCGGTAGGCTGGTAACTGTGCCAAATTAA
- a CDS encoding ABC transporter permease has translation MADQASQQPNPTVQDQQHEEYNVASQWKLMWWRFRKHKAAMISAVILGICYLAFPFSEFLGIGEPGRITEPYHYLRPQVIRFFDNGSFSPHVNGLRPYRDLKTFQKKYQTLPNLKYPVRLFASGYEYKMFGFINTNKHILGFSDPNVLTQDTTMPDGTVLPSRPSLFLLGSDSLGRDSWSRLVLSNRISLSIGMIGVAISLVGGIVMGGISGYYGGVVDTIIQRIIEIKGGIPTLPLWMGLSAAVPRDWTVLQVYFGITLVLSIFAWTGMARTVRGKFLALREEDYVMAARIAGAPEGRIMFRHMLPGFYSHIIASISLSIPGMIIGETSLSFLGLGLRPPAVSYGIMLIEAQNPVTVALYPWLMFVALPVIIIVLAFNFLGDGLRDASDPYGK, from the coding sequence ATGGCAGACCAGGCCTCGCAGCAACCCAACCCCACCGTTCAGGACCAGCAACACGAGGAGTACAACGTTGCTTCTCAGTGGAAGCTGATGTGGTGGCGCTTCAGGAAGCACAAGGCCGCAATGATCTCGGCAGTTATTCTGGGCATTTGCTATCTGGCCTTCCCGTTTTCCGAGTTCCTCGGAATCGGTGAGCCGGGACGAATCACCGAGCCGTATCACTACCTTCGGCCTCAGGTCATCCGCTTTTTCGATAATGGTAGCTTTAGCCCCCACGTCAACGGACTCAGACCTTACCGTGACCTCAAGACTTTCCAGAAGAAGTACCAGACCCTTCCCAACCTGAAGTACCCGGTCCGCCTCTTTGCTTCCGGCTACGAATACAAGATGTTTGGCTTCATCAATACAAACAAGCACATTCTTGGGTTCTCAGACCCTAACGTGCTTACTCAGGACACCACAATGCCTGACGGCACGGTGCTGCCCAGCCGTCCGTCGCTCTTCCTGCTCGGCAGCGACTCGCTCGGGCGTGATAGCTGGTCCCGCCTTGTCCTATCCAACCGCATTTCGCTCTCCATCGGCATGATCGGCGTGGCCATCAGCCTCGTCGGTGGAATCGTGATGGGAGGCATATCCGGCTACTACGGCGGCGTGGTAGACACGATCATCCAGCGTATCATTGAAATCAAGGGCGGTATCCCAACCCTTCCGCTGTGGATGGGCCTGTCCGCCGCCGTGCCTCGCGACTGGACAGTCTTGCAAGTGTACTTCGGTATTACGCTGGTGCTCTCCATATTCGCTTGGACCGGTATGGCGCGCACCGTGCGCGGCAAATTCTTGGCCCTCCGCGAGGAGGACTACGTAATGGCCGCGCGCATCGCCGGCGCGCCCGAGGGCCGCATAATGTTCCGGCACATGCTGCCGGGCTTCTACAGCCACATCATCGCTTCCATAAGCTTGTCCATCCCCGGCATGATCATCGGAGAGACGAGCTTGAGCTTCCTTGGGCTGGGCCTCCGGCCCCCGGCGGTCAGCTACGGCATCATGCTGATCGAGGCGCAGAACCCGGTTACGGTGGCCCTGTATCCGTGGCTCATGTTCGTGGCGCTGCCGGTAATCATCATCGTCCTGGCCTTCAACTTCCTGGGTGACGGTCTCCGCGACGCGTCCGACCCATACGGCAAATAA
- a CDS encoding ABC transporter ATP-binding protein, producing the protein MTENNNDFLIRVRDLKVHYATDEGVVKAVDGVNFELKPGETLGVVGESGCGKSTVGRAILNIVEKPGKIEDGTIEWKMSPGPDSDIVDISKEAPNGRLMRGIRGAGIALIFQEPMTSFSPLHTIGNQMAEAIRLHTDLTEMQIEERSKELLKMVGIPNAEQRLKEYAWQLSGGLRQRAMIAMALSCEPRLLIADEPTTALDVTTQAQILDLMRQLQQRNGMGIVLITHNLGVVAEMSDKIAVMYLGKAVETGPVDDVFHNPQHPYTQGLLRSIPSIYTRGHGKLPSIPGSIPHPFNRPSGCTFRPRCPSFMQGVCDVHVPTFQAIKGTNQQVRCFLHHPPKEAEQPKEVTTRG; encoded by the coding sequence ATGACCGAGAATAACAACGACTTTCTTATTCGAGTCAGAGACCTGAAGGTCCACTATGCCACCGATGAGGGCGTGGTGAAGGCCGTGGACGGCGTCAACTTCGAGCTCAAGCCCGGCGAGACGCTCGGCGTCGTGGGCGAGAGCGGGTGCGGCAAGAGCACCGTCGGCAGGGCGATTCTGAACATCGTCGAGAAGCCCGGCAAGATCGAGGACGGCACTATCGAGTGGAAGATGTCTCCCGGCCCGGACTCCGACATAGTGGACATCTCCAAGGAGGCGCCGAACGGGCGCCTGATGCGCGGGATCCGCGGCGCGGGAATCGCGCTGATCTTCCAGGAGCCGATGACATCGTTCAGCCCCTTGCACACCATCGGCAACCAGATGGCGGAGGCGATTCGCCTTCACACGGACCTGACAGAGATGCAGATTGAAGAGCGCTCCAAGGAGCTGCTCAAGATGGTCGGCATCCCGAACGCGGAACAGCGCCTGAAGGAGTACGCCTGGCAGCTCTCCGGCGGTCTTCGCCAGCGCGCGATGATCGCAATGGCCCTCTCCTGCGAGCCCAGGCTGCTCATCGCCGACGAGCCGACAACGGCTCTCGACGTGACGACACAGGCACAGATTCTAGACCTGATGCGCCAGCTCCAGCAGCGGAACGGCATGGGCATCGTCCTCATCACCCACAACCTGGGCGTGGTGGCGGAAATGTCGGACAAGATCGCAGTCATGTACCTGGGCAAGGCCGTTGAGACCGGCCCAGTGGACGATGTGTTCCATAACCCGCAGCACCCATACACTCAGGGCCTGCTGCGGTCGATTCCCAGCATCTACACCAGGGGCCACGGCAAGCTGCCCTCTATTCCGGGTAGCATTCCTCACCCCTTCAACCGGCCTTCGGGTTGCACCTTCCGGCCGCGGTGCCCGTCATTCATGCAGGGCGTATGCGACGTGCACGTGCCCACCTTCCAGGCCATCAAGGGCACCAACCAGCAGGTACGATGCTTCCTGCATCACCCGCCGAAAGAGGCGGAACAGCCCAAAGAGGTGACAACACGTGGTTGA
- a CDS encoding ATP-binding cassette domain-containing protein, which yields MSHPDSLLEVRSLKKYFPIMKGFMKRQVGAVRAVDDVSFEIKQGETLGLVGESGCGKTTTSRCIMRAIDPSSGDILFKTETGEVVDVSTIDKEPLRELRKDMQMIFQDPFTSLNPRMSLLDIVGEPLLVHGEKSSKARRDRVAELLRLVGLRPEYMRRFPHAFSGGERQRIGIARALALNPRLVVADEPVSALDVSVQAQVINLLSDLQQQLHLTYLFVAHDLSIVRHISDRVAVMYVGKVAELAPTEMLFENPLHPYTSALLQSVPIPDPRLRKARFVLQGEVASPANPPSGCYFHPRCQFAVERCRVENPPLREVKDKGHYVSCHRAEELQLPGITKVGINKQSKLGAAPSAKPAASSAAKPAAPAAQPPKENTKK from the coding sequence ATGTCCCACCCGGACTCGCTGCTTGAGGTCCGAAGTCTCAAGAAGTACTTCCCGATCATGAAGGGCTTCATGAAAAGGCAGGTCGGCGCGGTCAGGGCCGTCGACGACGTCAGCTTCGAGATCAAGCAGGGCGAGACCCTCGGCCTGGTGGGCGAGAGCGGATGCGGCAAGACCACAACCTCCCGCTGTATCATGAGGGCCATCGATCCTTCCTCCGGCGATATTCTGTTCAAGACGGAGACCGGGGAGGTGGTGGATGTTTCCACCATCGATAAGGAGCCGTTGCGCGAGCTGCGCAAGGACATGCAGATGATTTTCCAGGACCCGTTCACTTCGCTTAACCCGCGCATGTCGCTCCTGGACATCGTGGGCGAGCCTCTCCTGGTGCACGGGGAGAAGAGCTCCAAGGCCAGGCGGGACCGCGTAGCGGAGCTGCTGAGGCTCGTGGGCCTCCGGCCGGAGTACATGCGCCGCTTCCCGCACGCCTTCTCCGGCGGCGAGCGCCAGCGTATCGGTATTGCGCGCGCCCTTGCCCTGAACCCCAGGCTGGTGGTCGCCGACGAGCCTGTGTCCGCGCTGGACGTATCCGTCCAGGCCCAGGTCATCAACCTGCTCTCGGACCTCCAGCAGCAGCTGCACCTGACGTACCTGTTCGTGGCCCACGACCTCTCGATCGTCCGCCACATCTCCGACCGCGTCGCGGTCATGTACGTCGGCAAGGTCGCGGAGCTCGCGCCCACGGAGATGCTCTTCGAGAACCCGCTGCACCCGTACACGTCCGCGCTGCTGCAGTCGGTGCCTATACCTGATCCGCGCCTGCGCAAGGCCCGCTTCGTCCTTCAGGGCGAGGTCGCCAGCCCGGCGAACCCGCCATCCGGCTGCTACTTCCACCCGCGCTGCCAGTTCGCCGTTGAACGGTGCCGCGTGGAAAACCCGCCGCTGCGCGAGGTTAAGGACAAGGGCCACTACGTGAGCTGCCACAGGGCAGAGGAGCTCCAACTCCCGGGCATCACGAAGGTCGGCATCAACAAGCAGTCGAAGCTCGGCGCCGCGCCTTCCGCCAAGCCCGCCGCTTCGTCCGCTGCGAAGCCTGCAGCGCCCGCCGCCCAGCCGCCGAAAGAAAATACCAAGAAGTAG